One genomic window of Campylobacter curvus includes the following:
- the tsaE gene encoding tRNA (adenosine(37)-N6)-threonylcarbamoyltransferase complex ATPase subunit type 1 TsaE yields MKRIFNLNLNDLDELVGILPKSGVIILQGDLASGKTTLVKAIVKAHGIDADVTSPTFSVMQSYGDKIFHYDIYQSGFEGILKNGLFENLLEDGLHLVEWGDESLEKMLTKFGEKYVKIIISPSANGRKYEVYGA; encoded by the coding sequence ATGAAGCGAATTTTCAACCTAAATTTAAACGATCTTGACGAGCTGGTGGGAATTTTGCCAAAAAGCGGCGTCATCATCTTACAAGGAGACCTAGCCAGCGGCAAAACCACGCTCGTAAAGGCTATAGTAAAGGCTCATGGTATCGACGCAGACGTCACTTCGCCGACCTTTTCGGTCATGCAAAGCTACGGGGATAAAATTTTTCATTACGACATTTATCAGAGCGGATTTGAGGGTATTTTAAAAAACGGGCTTTTTGAAAATTTGCTCGAAGATGGGCTTCATCTGGTCGAGTGGGGCGACGAGAGCCTAGAAAAAATGCTCACAAAATTTGGCGAAAAATATGTAAAAATAATAATTAGCCCGAGCGCAAACGGGCGAAAATACGAGGTTTATGGTGCATAA
- a CDS encoding RNA-binding S4 domain-containing protein: MRVDKFLNTVNITKRRAVSEDMCKSGVVSINGVVAKPAKEVKVGDVITIKFLVREVRYEVLAIPVTKSIPKSAQSEYVKEL; the protein is encoded by the coding sequence ATGAGAGTAGATAAATTTTTAAATACGGTAAATATCACAAAGCGTCGCGCCGTGAGCGAAGATATGTGTAAAAGCGGCGTGGTGAGCATAAACGGCGTCGTCGCAAAGCCCGCAAAAGAGGTCAAAGTGGGCGACGTGATAACGATAAAATTTCTCGTCCGTGAGGTGCGCTACGAGGTGCTGGCGATCCCCGTGACAAAAAGTATCCCCAAATCCGCCCAGAGCGAATACGTAAAAGAGCTATGA